The following proteins come from a genomic window of Nitrospira sp.:
- a CDS encoding CzcABC family efflux RND transporter, membrane fusion protein: MKVFPGYSGNRFFRLSSAFSLIWTVLFLSTCGQSDQPPRLDAATHQPAENGPQSHIETMIVEFGSFRQGVTLSGKIAYGEDRYSRISSPLQGRVVEVRAHLGGKVKAGDTLLIVDSPDIAQAYSEYVKEVSDLQYATRAYELAKDLYGDKALPLKDLKLAENELVKARAEFRRAKERLLSLRVAPEELSKPLDKQRITSRFEMKSPLTGVVVERTVTPGQSVTGDADHVLFTIADLDVLQVVADVYERDLALVREGQSAVVKVEAYPDVDFPAKVIAVGDVVDPSTRTIKVRALVKNQSHELKPEMFARLQLDVSGIGPFLTVPREAVLEADGKQFVYVVEEGNRYVRRDVKTANISPDQARILEGLAQGERIVTKGAVLIKGQQVKGT; encoded by the coding sequence ATGAAAGTCTTTCCGGGGTATTCTGGCAATCGTTTCTTCCGTCTTTCCTCAGCATTTTCTTTAATCTGGACCGTACTCTTTCTCTCCACATGCGGCCAAAGCGATCAGCCTCCAAGACTCGATGCGGCGACACACCAGCCTGCCGAGAATGGGCCGCAGTCACATATTGAGACGATGATCGTCGAGTTCGGCTCATTTCGACAAGGCGTAACCCTGTCTGGCAAGATCGCCTACGGCGAAGACCGGTATTCGCGGATTTCTTCGCCGTTACAAGGGCGAGTCGTGGAAGTGCGGGCGCATCTGGGGGGAAAGGTGAAAGCCGGAGATACCTTACTCATCGTGGATAGTCCGGATATTGCGCAGGCATATTCGGAATATGTCAAGGAAGTCTCTGATTTGCAATATGCCACGAGAGCGTATGAATTAGCCAAGGATCTCTATGGGGACAAGGCGCTTCCACTGAAGGATTTGAAACTGGCCGAAAATGAATTGGTCAAGGCGCGAGCGGAGTTTCGCCGGGCGAAAGAACGGTTGCTTTCGCTGAGGGTTGCGCCGGAAGAGCTGAGCAAGCCGCTGGATAAGCAACGGATCACGTCACGATTCGAGATGAAGAGTCCGTTGACGGGGGTCGTCGTCGAACGTACCGTCACGCCTGGTCAGTCGGTGACCGGAGATGCCGACCATGTGCTGTTCACGATCGCCGATCTCGATGTGCTGCAGGTTGTGGCCGATGTCTACGAGCGGGACCTCGCGCTCGTACGGGAAGGCCAGTCGGCTGTCGTGAAGGTTGAAGCGTATCCTGATGTTGATTTTCCGGCCAAAGTTATCGCGGTAGGAGACGTGGTCGATCCTTCGACACGAACGATCAAGGTTCGTGCTCTCGTCAAGAATCAGTCGCACGAACTGAAACCGGAAATGTTTGCTCGGCTGCAACTCGACGTCAGCGGTATCGGACCATTCCTCACCGTACCCCGCGAAGCGGTCCTGGAAGCAGACGGCAAGCAGTTTGTCTACGTGGTTGAAGAAGGAAACCGCTATGTAAGGCGGGACGTGAAGACCGCGAATATCTCGCCGGATCAGGCTCGCATTCTCGAAGGATTGGCGCAAGGAGAGCGGATCGTCACCAAAGGCGCAGTGTTGATAAAAGGGCAGCAGGTCAAGGGCACCTAA
- a CDS encoding ATP-dependent DNA helicase, protein MPPSIHPVDLITALRHKQLTPAIVFLTSRRACDEAMETFDHADLMLPPARQEAIAVALERITVQHPSIAEHPLIPIVRRVGVAAHHAGHLPSWKIAIEELMRQGHLDAVFATTTLAAGVDFPARTVIITQSSIRKSRDFTDLTIGEVQQIAGRAGRRGKDHVGFAIITPSPYIDLTVLTKGLTGHPEAIDSQFTISYPMVLNLLKAHPHEQIQGILAKSFAQFQLNQRAELLEQKLDALHVQLEPFGPRVCTDWITQWQTFDHARRHRHTRHQVHRSESPEISARLPFLTPGRVVGLSRGRGIVLRQYRSKGQKNSMLTVLRPDNAVTECPVTSVKEIYDRTYDFAETPTYPWCSTETFDRLSHQLEELPPRLPLLPILLPSNTEPLPDAVVQSFGDFPCPTCPSRPACQKDFMTASRLRQEQQRHTKSIQALRTSLWHRFQERVEVLQTFGYLSPATQLTTEGEWARLIRIDHSLLITELIRAEAFTGADPSLLAGVLASLAHDDDRPGAFPRISPGLSSLLGQVRKLAESLSPYEDPPLLRADVAALVERWVADPTLTWIGLCRLTTMAEGDIYRLLARTLEFLSQVQALKATHPGLTESASQAITLIRRGVLEELP, encoded by the coding sequence ATGCCGCCGTCGATCCATCCGGTTGATCTCATCACTGCGCTCCGTCACAAGCAGCTCACGCCGGCCATCGTGTTTCTCACCTCGCGCCGGGCCTGTGACGAGGCCATGGAGACCTTCGACCATGCCGATCTCATGCTCCCTCCGGCACGACAGGAGGCCATCGCCGTCGCGCTTGAACGAATAACAGTTCAGCATCCCAGCATTGCCGAACACCCCTTGATTCCCATCGTGAGGCGGGTCGGGGTTGCCGCCCATCATGCCGGGCATTTGCCTTCGTGGAAAATCGCCATCGAGGAGCTGATGCGACAAGGTCATCTCGATGCGGTATTCGCAACGACGACCTTGGCGGCGGGAGTCGATTTTCCCGCCCGCACGGTCATCATCACTCAATCGAGCATTCGCAAGTCCCGGGACTTCACCGACCTGACGATCGGTGAAGTCCAGCAGATCGCCGGGCGAGCGGGGCGCCGCGGGAAAGATCATGTGGGATTTGCGATCATAACTCCATCTCCGTATATAGACCTGACGGTTCTGACCAAAGGGCTGACCGGCCACCCTGAAGCCATCGACAGCCAATTTACCATCAGTTACCCGATGGTTTTGAATCTCTTGAAGGCTCATCCCCATGAGCAGATTCAAGGAATTTTGGCCAAGAGCTTCGCCCAATTCCAACTGAATCAGCGCGCCGAACTCCTCGAGCAAAAACTGGACGCACTCCATGTGCAGCTGGAGCCGTTCGGCCCCCGCGTCTGCACGGATTGGATCACGCAATGGCAGACGTTCGACCATGCCCGAAGACACCGCCACACGCGGCATCAGGTGCACCGGTCGGAATCACCGGAAATTTCAGCCCGATTGCCGTTTCTCACGCCGGGGCGTGTCGTAGGACTCAGCAGAGGCCGGGGGATTGTGCTCCGGCAATATCGGAGCAAGGGCCAAAAGAATTCCATGCTCACCGTCTTACGACCGGACAACGCCGTCACCGAATGCCCTGTCACCAGCGTGAAAGAAATTTACGATCGCACGTATGACTTCGCGGAGACGCCGACCTATCCTTGGTGTTCCACCGAAACATTCGATCGACTCAGCCATCAATTAGAGGAACTTCCGCCGCGTTTGCCCCTGCTTCCCATACTCCTTCCCAGCAATACCGAGCCGCTGCCTGATGCCGTCGTGCAATCGTTCGGCGACTTTCCCTGCCCGACCTGTCCCTCGCGACCAGCCTGTCAGAAAGACTTCATGACTGCGTCGCGGCTTCGCCAGGAACAACAGCGCCATACGAAATCCATACAAGCGCTGCGCACCAGTTTGTGGCATCGCTTCCAAGAGCGCGTGGAAGTGCTGCAGACATTCGGGTATCTCAGCCCGGCGACACAATTGACGACCGAGGGAGAATGGGCGAGGCTTATCCGAATCGATCATTCGCTGCTGATTACCGAACTGATCCGCGCTGAAGCTTTTACAGGAGCCGATCCGTCCCTCCTCGCGGGCGTCTTAGCCAGTCTGGCCCACGATGATGACCGTCCCGGGGCGTTTCCGCGCATCAGTCCTGGACTCAGTTCCCTCCTCGGACAGGTTCGCAAGTTGGCGGAGAGCTTATCTCCCTACGAAGATCCTCCCCTCCTGCGTGCCGATGTGGCGGCCTTGGTTGAGCGCTGGGTCGCCGACCCAACCCTCACATGGATCGGGCTCTGTCGGCTGACCACGATGGCAGAAGGCGACATTTACCGACTATTGGCCAGGACCTTGGAGTTCCTGTCGCAGGTGCAGGCTTTAAAAGCTACGCATCCCGGCCTTACTGAATCCGCTTCGCAAGCGATCACATTAATCCGACGAGGAGTGTTGGAGGAACTGCCATGA
- a CDS encoding CzcABC family efflux RND transporter, transmembrane protein gives MIDRIVEISLVQRFLVCILGFLLLFGGLYAFHLLDIVAYPDPSPPMVELITQLPGYSAEEIERQITIPIEVALSGTPGLTDIRSLSIFGLSDVKVYFDFDTGIFQDRQEVLNRLYAVQLPQGVQPMLSPWWTIAEIYRYELTGQDASVTELKTIQDWQVRQAFKRVSGVIDVTTFGGTTKEYHVDIDPGKLINYGVNLSQVMAALANSNANVGGNYLTLGAQSYNIRGLGLINDLDDIENVMVAEKDGTPIFVKTLGKVTVGHRVRLGKVGIDDRDDVVEGVVLQQRGYKALPVLDKVRAKVEELNGLKLPPGVKIKAFYDRTALINTTVKTVTDILITGMVLVFLILVVFLGDLRAAFIVALTIPLSLLFTFTMMVFVGESANLISLGAIDFGIIVDAALVMVESIFVQLAHRKPHGLAIHQYIIRAAGQVGRPIVFSTAIIVVAFVPLFTMTGVPGKIFAPMSITYGFALFGALLMACTLAPVLCSFLLRSSIRETDTAVVAAVRKANARIVVWALEHRIMVVGVATGLVLLAFLAFHSLGGEFMPPLEEGNLWVRATMPVDISFDQADRLTNEIRRAFRESPEVVTVVSQLGRPDDGTDPTSFFNGEFLASLKPASEWRRGLSKQDLIGEIEHRLNAIPGVIFNFSQVIEDNVEEAMSGVKGENSIKLFGSDLKIMDERAVEIESVMKTVFGVKDLGIFRLTGQPNLLIQVDREASARYGLRVSDVNAVVQAAIGGQAVTQVYEGEKLFDLVVRFLPEYRQDIDAIGNILVSTPDGARIPLKQVAAITMQTGAFIIYRENNQRYIPIKFSVRDRDLQSTVEEAQEKLAQHVTLPEGYHMEWAGQYDQLKDEQKRLTTIVPVSFAIMLLLLYTTFDSLKNALLVLAAVPFALVGGVLSLVITHTHFSISAAVGMISTLGVAILGGVLLISRIEEFRREGVELRQAVMRGVEVQMRPILMATLSAAIGLLPASLATGIGAQAQQPLARVVVGGMLTAAFLILVVLPVLYEIVHQRDNLNGQE, from the coding sequence ATGATCGACAGAATCGTTGAGATCTCACTGGTACAGCGGTTCTTGGTCTGCATCCTTGGGTTTTTGCTCTTGTTCGGGGGGCTCTATGCATTTCATCTCCTCGACATTGTCGCCTATCCGGATCCTTCCCCTCCGATGGTGGAGTTGATCACCCAACTTCCCGGATATTCCGCCGAGGAAATTGAGAGGCAAATTACCATTCCCATTGAAGTCGCCTTGAGCGGGACTCCAGGCTTAACCGATATCCGGTCGCTTTCGATTTTCGGCCTCAGTGACGTCAAGGTGTACTTCGATTTCGACACCGGCATCTTTCAAGATCGCCAGGAAGTGTTGAATCGGCTCTACGCCGTTCAACTGCCTCAAGGGGTGCAGCCCATGCTTTCTCCATGGTGGACCATCGCCGAGATCTATCGGTATGAATTGACCGGTCAGGATGCGAGTGTAACCGAACTAAAAACCATTCAGGACTGGCAGGTCAGACAGGCGTTCAAACGTGTGTCGGGTGTCATCGACGTGACGACGTTCGGCGGCACCACGAAAGAATATCATGTCGATATTGACCCGGGAAAACTGATTAATTACGGCGTCAATCTTTCGCAAGTCATGGCCGCCTTGGCGAACAGCAACGCCAATGTCGGCGGCAACTATTTGACCCTCGGCGCGCAGAGCTACAACATTAGGGGGCTGGGCCTCATCAATGATCTCGATGACATTGAGAACGTGATGGTGGCTGAAAAAGATGGAACGCCGATCTTCGTCAAGACCTTGGGAAAGGTGACCGTCGGGCATCGCGTGCGTCTCGGAAAAGTAGGAATCGATGATCGAGATGACGTGGTGGAAGGGGTCGTGCTGCAGCAACGCGGTTATAAGGCCTTACCGGTCCTCGATAAAGTACGAGCCAAGGTCGAGGAGTTGAATGGGCTGAAATTGCCGCCCGGGGTCAAGATCAAGGCGTTCTACGATCGAACAGCCTTGATCAACACGACCGTGAAGACGGTCACGGACATCCTTATCACCGGCATGGTGCTCGTGTTTCTCATCTTGGTCGTATTTCTCGGCGATCTCCGCGCGGCCTTTATTGTCGCACTGACCATCCCGCTCTCGCTGTTATTTACCTTTACGATGATGGTGTTCGTCGGGGAGTCGGCGAACTTGATCTCCCTGGGCGCGATCGACTTCGGGATTATTGTGGACGCGGCGTTGGTGATGGTCGAAAGCATCTTTGTCCAGCTCGCGCACCGGAAGCCGCATGGGCTCGCGATCCACCAATACATCATACGAGCCGCCGGCCAGGTCGGAAGGCCTATTGTCTTTTCCACGGCGATCATCGTGGTGGCTTTTGTACCGCTTTTTACGATGACCGGAGTCCCTGGGAAGATCTTCGCGCCCATGTCCATTACCTATGGGTTTGCTCTGTTCGGCGCGCTCTTGATGGCCTGTACGCTCGCGCCCGTGCTGTGTTCATTTCTCTTGCGATCCTCGATCAGAGAAACCGATACGGCCGTGGTCGCTGCCGTACGCAAAGCCAATGCAAGGATTGTCGTATGGGCGTTGGAGCATAGGATCATGGTGGTCGGTGTCGCGACAGGCCTGGTGCTTCTCGCGTTTCTGGCATTCCACTCGTTGGGTGGTGAATTCATGCCGCCTCTGGAGGAAGGCAACCTGTGGGTTCGAGCCACGATGCCGGTCGATATTTCTTTCGATCAGGCCGACCGACTGACCAATGAAATCCGTCGCGCGTTCCGGGAATCGCCCGAGGTGGTAACGGTCGTTTCACAGCTGGGACGGCCCGATGATGGAACGGACCCGACCAGCTTTTTCAACGGAGAATTTTTGGCGAGTCTTAAGCCTGCATCGGAATGGCGCCGAGGATTGAGCAAACAAGATCTTATCGGAGAAATCGAGCATCGGCTGAACGCCATCCCCGGCGTGATTTTCAATTTTTCTCAGGTCATCGAAGATAATGTGGAGGAAGCGATGTCCGGTGTGAAAGGTGAGAACTCGATCAAATTATTCGGTTCCGATCTCAAAATCATGGATGAGCGGGCGGTCGAGATCGAATCAGTGATGAAAACGGTTTTCGGCGTGAAGGACTTGGGCATCTTCCGGCTGACCGGTCAACCGAATTTGCTGATTCAAGTCGACCGCGAAGCGAGCGCCCGTTATGGATTGCGGGTCTCAGATGTGAATGCGGTCGTTCAGGCCGCCATCGGCGGTCAAGCAGTGACCCAGGTGTACGAGGGAGAAAAGCTGTTCGATTTGGTCGTCAGATTTCTTCCGGAGTATCGCCAGGATATCGATGCCATCGGCAATATTCTGGTGAGCACGCCGGATGGGGCGCGCATTCCGCTCAAACAGGTGGCGGCCATTACCATGCAGACCGGAGCCTTCATCATCTATCGCGAAAACAACCAACGGTATATCCCGATCAAATTCAGTGTGCGGGATCGCGATCTGCAGAGTACGGTAGAGGAAGCTCAGGAGAAATTGGCGCAGCACGTCACGCTGCCCGAGGGCTACCACATGGAATGGGCCGGGCAGTACGATCAACTGAAGGACGAGCAGAAGCGGCTGACTACGATCGTTCCCGTGAGCTTCGCCATCATGCTGTTGTTGCTCTATACGACATTCGACTCATTGAAGAATGCGCTGCTGGTGTTGGCGGCTGTTCCCTTTGCGTTGGTGGGCGGCGTCCTGTCGTTGGTGATCACTCATACTCATTTTAGTATTTCAGCCGCCGTGGGAATGATTTCGACCTTGGGTGTCGCGATATTGGGCGGCGTATTGCTCATCTCGCGCATTGAAGAGTTCCGAAGGGAAGGGGTTGAGTTGCGGCAAGCCGTGATGCGCGGCGTCGAGGTCCAGATGCGTCCCATTCTGATGGCAACTTTGAGCGCGGCTATCGGACTATTGCCCGCTTCTTTGGCGACCGGCATCGGCGCTCAAGCGCAGCAGCCGTTGGCACGCGTGGTGGTGGGAGGGATGCTGACGGCGGCTTTCTTGATTCTCGTGGTGTTGCCGGTTCTCTACGAAATCGTGCATCAGCGTGATAATCTGAACGGGCAGGAATAG
- a CDS encoding DEAD/DEAH box helicase domain protein, whose product MTTEELEKLLAQQPVALLHRLARGRVHRHFRAGKRRLIELLLQRSSQNRAGLESDLQALIGERHSRSESGSSRIHRPPAIVHKKAPPRGAEPDSVETAVSLSAWLEGLGVPSPQPFVPDPWQSEALSALSETDVVISVPTGSGKTYVAVEAARRAMEDNRSVIYTSPLKALSNTKYTEFSRIFGPDKVGILTGDRQENGQAPLLIMTTEILRNLLYDAASGEIDVRLDTLGLVILDESQYLADPERGVVWEETIIFCPGQARLLLLSASIGNPQDIADWLTSIRSTVCRLVRHSKRTVPLRAGYLHPNGKLTPLFRTLGIPYGHPSQLHPEAKRLFLEYEEETLPAGRPRR is encoded by the coding sequence ATGACCACCGAAGAACTGGAAAAACTTCTCGCGCAGCAACCTGTCGCCCTCTTGCATCGCCTGGCTCGTGGACGTGTCCATCGGCACTTCCGTGCCGGCAAAAGGCGACTGATCGAGCTGCTTCTTCAGCGTTCAAGCCAGAATCGCGCCGGCCTCGAATCCGATCTCCAGGCCTTGATCGGGGAGCGGCATTCTCGATCAGAATCCGGGTCGTCCCGCATCCATCGTCCGCCGGCGATTGTTCATAAGAAAGCACCCCCACGTGGAGCAGAGCCGGATTCTGTTGAAACCGCCGTCTCGCTATCGGCCTGGCTGGAAGGCCTCGGCGTTCCCTCTCCTCAACCGTTTGTGCCGGACCCCTGGCAGAGCGAAGCTTTATCCGCTCTGAGTGAGACCGACGTCGTGATCAGCGTTCCCACCGGCAGCGGGAAGACGTATGTGGCCGTTGAAGCGGCCCGCCGGGCGATGGAAGACAATCGCAGTGTCATTTACACCTCACCGCTCAAAGCCTTATCCAACACGAAATATACGGAGTTTTCTCGAATCTTCGGCCCTGACAAAGTCGGCATTCTTACGGGAGATCGCCAAGAGAACGGGCAAGCGCCGTTGCTCATCATGACGACGGAAATCCTGCGAAACCTGCTCTATGACGCTGCAAGCGGAGAAATCGATGTTAGATTGGATACATTGGGACTGGTGATTCTGGACGAATCGCAATACCTCGCCGATCCGGAGCGAGGAGTGGTGTGGGAAGAAACCATCATCTTTTGCCCTGGACAGGCTCGACTCCTTTTACTTTCCGCTTCGATCGGCAACCCACAGGACATCGCCGATTGGCTGACATCAATCCGATCCACTGTCTGCAGGCTCGTACGTCACAGCAAGCGCACCGTGCCCCTCAGAGCCGGTTACCTGCATCCGAACGGAAAATTGACGCCGCTGTTCAGGACGCTTGGGATTCCCTACGGCCACCCAAGTCAACTCCATCCAGAGGCCAAGCGACTCTTCCTTGAGTATGAAGAAGAAACTCTACCGGCAGGCCGCCCGAGACGATAG
- a CDS encoding Glucose-1-phosphate adenylyltransferase — MKNIFTMVLAGGKGERLFPLTDQRAKPAVPFGGKYRIIDFTLSNCLNSGFRKIAVLIQYKSQSLDRHIRTGWNILNAELGEYIASVPPQQRISEDWYRGTADAVYQNLFLIDGEQPEFLLILAGDHIYKMNYAEMYHWLIVKSADAVVGALDIPVQEATRFGVIAVDEDYRITRFDEKPAHPIPLPNDPAHAFASMGIYLFRTKALREHLIADAREGSAHDFGKNIIPRMIEQGRVYAFKFQDANKKAVQYWRDIGTLDAYWEANMDLVAVDPQFNLYDSEWPIRTYQGQFPPAKFVFAQDFQGGRMGVALDSIVCGGCIVSGGRVQNSVLSPNVRVQDHADVRESIIMENVIIGAQSRIRRAIIDKDVTIPPQTEIGYNREADMQRFTVTESGLVVISKGMKLHAAVDPSG, encoded by the coding sequence ATGAAGAACATTTTCACGATGGTATTGGCGGGCGGGAAAGGCGAACGACTCTTTCCGCTGACGGACCAACGTGCGAAGCCGGCTGTTCCTTTCGGCGGAAAGTATCGCATCATCGACTTTACTCTGAGCAATTGTCTCAACTCCGGGTTCCGCAAGATCGCCGTTCTCATTCAATACAAATCGCAGTCGCTCGATCGCCATATCCGGACCGGCTGGAATATTCTCAACGCGGAACTGGGCGAATACATCGCCTCGGTCCCTCCTCAACAGCGCATCAGCGAAGATTGGTACCGTGGCACCGCCGACGCCGTGTATCAGAATCTGTTCTTGATCGACGGAGAACAGCCGGAGTTCCTGCTGATCCTCGCCGGCGATCACATTTACAAGATGAACTATGCGGAGATGTACCACTGGCTCATCGTCAAGAGCGCGGATGCGGTCGTCGGTGCCCTCGACATTCCCGTCCAGGAAGCCACCCGCTTCGGAGTCATTGCGGTGGACGAAGACTACCGGATTACCCGCTTCGATGAAAAGCCGGCGCATCCCATTCCACTCCCCAACGATCCCGCTCATGCCTTTGCGTCGATGGGCATCTACCTGTTCCGCACAAAAGCGCTCCGCGAACACCTGATCGCCGACGCACGAGAGGGCAGCGCGCATGACTTCGGAAAAAATATCATTCCCAGAATGATCGAACAGGGGCGTGTCTATGCCTTCAAATTTCAAGATGCCAACAAAAAGGCCGTGCAGTACTGGCGCGATATCGGGACGCTCGACGCCTACTGGGAAGCGAACATGGATTTGGTCGCCGTCGATCCTCAATTCAACCTGTACGACTCCGAATGGCCGATCCGAACCTATCAAGGCCAGTTTCCGCCGGCCAAATTCGTCTTCGCGCAGGATTTTCAGGGAGGGCGAATGGGAGTCGCCCTCGATTCCATCGTCTGCGGCGGCTGCATCGTGTCGGGCGGACGGGTCCAGAATTCGGTTTTATCCCCCAATGTCCGCGTGCAAGACCATGCGGATGTCCGGGAATCCATTATCATGGAAAATGTGATCATCGGCGCGCAGAGCCGCATCAGGCGCGCCATCATCGACAAGGATGTGACGATCCCTCCTCAGACGGAAATCGGGTACAACCGAGAGGCCGACATGCAACGGTTTACCGTCACTGAATCAGGCCTCGTGGTCATCTCAAAGGGAATGAAGCTGCATGCCGCCGTCGATCCATCCGGTTGA
- a CDS encoding Peptide deformylase → MLKIAKLGNPILRKVAAPIDPREIKTAEIQRLIDDMFETMYDEPGIGLAAPQVSRSIQLAVMGCKGEGGFPETVLINPSIVYYGPEQVENWEGCLSVDGLRGKVTRPSLVRVKGLDRKGKALDFEATGLYAVCIQHELDHLIGKVFLDRMADMSTLTQLHEFSQYWQKEPTSVI, encoded by the coding sequence ATGCTGAAGATCGCCAAGCTGGGTAATCCAATCCTTCGTAAAGTTGCCGCTCCGATCGATCCGCGTGAGATCAAAACGGCCGAAATCCAGCGGCTGATCGACGATATGTTTGAAACGATGTATGACGAGCCGGGCATCGGGTTGGCCGCTCCCCAGGTCTCACGTTCGATTCAATTGGCCGTCATGGGGTGCAAAGGGGAGGGCGGGTTTCCCGAAACGGTCCTCATCAACCCGTCGATTGTGTATTATGGGCCGGAACAGGTGGAAAACTGGGAAGGTTGTCTGAGCGTCGATGGATTGAGGGGCAAGGTAACCAGACCTTCGCTGGTGCGGGTCAAGGGGCTGGATCGGAAGGGGAAGGCCCTGGATTTTGAAGCGACCGGTCTCTATGCCGTGTGCATTCAACATGAGCTTGATCACTTGATCGGTAAAGTGTTTCTTGATCGCATGGCGGATATGTCTACTCTTACTCAGCTGCACGAATTCTCGCAGTATTGGCAGAAAGAACCGACGAGCGTGATTTAA
- a CDS encoding CzcABC family efflux RND transporter, outer membrane protein, which produces MVRRRIASLCLAVSIGSSGGGESLSAGPLMNEAPSVAISSAHTLRLSLEEAIGLFLRQNLDLFIVKYGIAFSKGQQITARLFPNPVASMGLQSSPVQGRTLGNSGEIAPQIQQLFELAGKRGYRIESAEYGLQSAEAAFEDAVRQLSFAVKDAYYRVQLARRRLVLAEENRDRFSRILEVNTIRFKKGYIAEVDLIRIRLQFIDFHSQVIQAIQAVQSAQSDLRQLLQVSPASELDLTTELEYRRVDPDIVKLRVIALDGRPDVRAKRSTLSQREAELKLAKAYRVPDVTVGAGYGTQGSHGPDNPNQMTFSLGMPLPLFNRNQGGIMQAEAAMRAAEADLGKTLNQIENQVDVAYRNLIESRRLVEAFRGGVLDDARSTIAIVERAYERGGVTLLDLLDAARTSRTIQQSYIDALFNYQRAVIQLESAVGREIPS; this is translated from the coding sequence ATGGTCCGACGACGTATTGCCTCCCTCTGCCTCGCCGTCTCAATCGGCAGTTCCGGTGGCGGTGAGTCTCTGTCAGCCGGGCCGTTGATGAACGAAGCACCATCGGTTGCCATATCTTCAGCACACACTCTACGCCTGAGTCTCGAAGAGGCGATCGGGCTCTTTTTACGTCAGAACCTCGATCTATTCATCGTGAAATACGGGATTGCGTTTAGCAAGGGACAGCAAATTACCGCCCGACTGTTTCCGAATCCCGTTGCCTCAATGGGACTGCAGAGCTCACCGGTCCAGGGCCGCACGCTGGGGAATAGCGGAGAGATCGCTCCGCAGATCCAGCAGTTGTTCGAATTGGCGGGTAAGCGAGGCTATCGGATTGAGAGCGCGGAATACGGTCTTCAGTCTGCGGAGGCCGCCTTTGAAGATGCGGTTCGGCAACTGAGTTTCGCCGTCAAAGATGCCTACTACCGTGTCCAATTAGCGCGGAGACGGCTGGTTTTAGCGGAAGAAAATAGGGATCGTTTCTCACGGATCCTCGAAGTCAATACGATTCGATTCAAGAAGGGCTATATTGCCGAGGTCGATTTGATCCGTATCCGGTTGCAGTTTATCGATTTCCACTCCCAGGTGATTCAGGCTATTCAAGCAGTGCAGTCGGCCCAATCGGATCTTCGACAATTGTTACAAGTCTCGCCGGCGAGCGAGTTGGATCTCACGACCGAACTGGAGTACAGGCGTGTGGATCCCGACATCGTCAAGCTCCGTGTCATCGCCCTCGACGGACGACCTGATGTTCGTGCGAAGCGGTCTACGCTGTCACAGCGCGAAGCCGAACTGAAACTGGCCAAAGCATACCGGGTGCCGGATGTCACCGTCGGCGCGGGCTATGGCACCCAAGGCTCGCATGGCCCCGACAACCCTAATCAGATGACGTTCAGTCTCGGCATGCCGCTGCCATTGTTCAATCGCAACCAAGGCGGTATCATGCAGGCGGAAGCCGCGATGCGGGCTGCGGAAGCGGACCTCGGCAAGACGCTGAATCAAATCGAAAATCAAGTGGATGTCGCCTATCGCAACTTGATCGAAAGTCGTCGATTAGTCGAAGCGTTCCGGGGAGGGGTGCTTGATGATGCGCGGTCGACGATTGCGATCGTGGAGCGAGCCTATGAACGGGGCGGGGTGACTCTGCTTGATTTGCTCGATGCGGCCAGGACGTCGAGGACGATTCAGCAAAGTTATATTGACGCGTTGTTCAATTACCAACGGGCTGTGATTCAACTGGAGAGTGCTGTCGGACGGGAAATCCCATCATGA